GACGGTCGACTGATTGCCTCGTGGCGGCACGCGACCGGGGATCGGGATGCGCGGCGGAGGAGAAGTCAGCTTCTCGATGCGGCGCTAGCGGAATCGCGGGATATCGCTCGCGAGGCAGAACCGGTGATGGCGGACTCAGCCGGGGAGCGCACGCAAGAGTTGGCAGTCCAGTACCTCGGTACTCCGCCAGCGAAAATCCTGGAAACCGCGATACGACTCCGCCGCGAGGTGAACACGGCCCTCAAGCACGGGCAGCTACGCTCGCGCGCGGTCACGGACGGAATCGTCACCGTCGGCCGACTCTCCGGAATCCTCGCGTACGCCGCCCTAGATCTCGGCTATCCGGACGCTGCCACCGCGCACTCCGAAGCTGCCTGGCGGTGCGCAGACCTGGCAGGTGACGCCGAACTGAAGGCATGGACTCGGGGAACTCAGAGCCTCATCTACCGATTCAAGGGAGACAATCAGCGAGCGCTAGATTCCGCGGTCGCCGGCCAGGAGCACACGCGGAGAGGGCAATCGTTGAGCAGGTTGCTGAGCGCGGAAGCACAGTGCCGCGCGGTGGATGGTGACTCCCAATCCGCCAATCGCCTCTTGAGTCGAGGGTTGGCAGAGTGCGAGCAAGGTTCTACACGGGATGCAGAGGCAGGAATCTTCGGGTTCCCAATCGAGAAGTTGCATTACTACGTCGGCAGCAGCCTAATATGGCTCGACGGCGAGAAGGATGCCGAACGTGCAGTCACTGGTGCGGTAACCGCCGTACAACTCTGGGACACCGCTGAGCCGCACAGACGGTCCCCGAGCGATCAAGCACTGTCGCGTATCTACTGGACTACGGCCAGCCTGCAATTGGGCGACATCTCCGGAGCAGCAGAGGCCATCCGGCCCGTGCTCGATCTACCCACCGATTTGCGGTACTCCTGGATCAATAGACGCCTGCACCCTCTTCTCACTACCCTCACCAAGCCACCTTATGCGGATGCGCCGGAGGCCTTGGAGCTAATCGGGCAGATCCGCTTCTTCCTTGCAGACCCCTAGCAGTCAACTTTACGGACCCCTAGATAAAACCATCAATGAGATCGCGCAAGAACGACATACCCGCGATCACGACTCCAATGATCGTTGCCCACTTGATTAGATTTTCGCCGTTCTTCGGAACCGAATCAGCCGGAGTCATCTGCCAACCGCCCGCCGCCGGTTGCCGCTCCGCACGCGCTCGCCGATCAACAGAGTCAGGTCGTGGCCACATCAGATCGGGAAGAACCAGACTTCTGCCCGACCGAACCAGGGTGGGAAATCCGCGTTTCAGACCGTTATGGTAGTCACACGCACGTAGTAGCCCGCGAACTCGCCATCGGCATGGCCTACCGGATTTCGTCTCTACTCGACAAACCGTGACACGGATAGCCAGA
This Cryptosporangium aurantiacum DNA region includes the following protein-coding sequences:
- a CDS encoding helix-turn-helix domain-containing protein, whose protein sequence is MAEREAADAQRFGQLLRALRKERGLSLSQLAAITYTHRGSIGNIENGKRLPDRRFAEIADVELGADGRLIASWRHATGDRDARRRRSQLLDAALAESRDIAREAEPVMADSAGERTQELAVQYLGTPPAKILETAIRLRREVNTALKHGQLRSRAVTDGIVTVGRLSGILAYAALDLGYPDAATAHSEAAWRCADLAGDAELKAWTRGTQSLIYRFKGDNQRALDSAVAGQEHTRRGQSLSRLLSAEAQCRAVDGDSQSANRLLSRGLAECEQGSTRDAEAGIFGFPIEKLHYYVGSSLIWLDGEKDAERAVTGAVTAVQLWDTAEPHRRSPSDQALSRIYWTTASLQLGDISGAAEAIRPVLDLPTDLRYSWINRRLHPLLTTLTKPPYADAPEALELIGQIRFFLADP